The Hymenobacter sp. DG01 genome has a segment encoding these proteins:
- a CDS encoding homoserine dehydrogenase — protein MPTNTAPISASFVARPWRVGLIGFGCVGQGLYDILDQQPDAGFYIARIVVKTPHKVRPLPAERFEFDADALLNDETLDVLVEVIDDADAAFRLVAEALRRGRRVVTANKAMLARHLPELVQLQREGQGTLLYEAAVCGSIPIIRTLDAYFSAEPLSRLTGILNGSSNYVLTRMGEEGSEYASALAEAQERGFAETDPSLDMGAFDPRSKAVLLAAHAYGAFLQPEQVLNLGIEGISAVDIAFAASQGQKIKVVAGLQRLPDGRVTVLVTPQLVGPESPLYAVDHEFNGVVIEADFAGEQFLRGRGAGGHPTGSAVLADLAALRQGFTYQYSKTANPPTYASDLEVEIYLRTDEDRLIDLLDFSEISEEADEDEYVVGYVALENLIRHRDTLRKYGAFIVRTGRLRPISVASLAEEVSA, from the coding sequence ATGCCCACTAACACTGCCCCTATTTCTGCTTCCTTTGTTGCCCGGCCCTGGCGGGTGGGTCTGATTGGGTTTGGCTGTGTAGGCCAGGGCCTCTACGATATCCTGGATCAGCAGCCCGACGCTGGTTTCTACATTGCCCGCATTGTGGTGAAAACGCCGCATAAGGTTCGGCCGCTGCCAGCCGAGCGGTTTGAGTTCGATGCGGACGCCCTACTGAACGACGAAACGCTGGACGTGCTGGTAGAGGTAATCGACGATGCCGACGCAGCGTTCCGGCTGGTGGCCGAAGCCTTGCGCCGGGGCCGCCGGGTAGTAACGGCCAACAAAGCCATGCTGGCCCGCCACCTCCCAGAGCTGGTGCAGCTGCAGCGTGAAGGTCAGGGCACCTTATTATATGAGGCAGCTGTGTGCGGCAGCATTCCCATCATCCGGACTCTGGACGCCTATTTCAGCGCAGAGCCACTCAGCCGCCTGACGGGCATCCTCAATGGTTCCTCCAACTACGTGCTCACGCGCATGGGCGAGGAAGGCTCGGAGTACGCATCAGCCTTGGCCGAAGCTCAGGAGCGAGGTTTTGCCGAAACGGACCCCAGCCTGGACATGGGTGCTTTCGACCCGCGCTCCAAGGCCGTGTTGCTGGCCGCGCACGCCTACGGGGCATTTCTGCAGCCGGAGCAGGTACTTAACCTGGGTATCGAGGGAATCAGCGCCGTTGATATTGCCTTTGCTGCCAGCCAGGGCCAGAAAATAAAGGTAGTAGCCGGCCTGCAGCGCCTCCCCGATGGCCGCGTAACGGTGCTGGTAACGCCCCAGCTCGTCGGCCCTGAGTCGCCGCTCTACGCCGTGGACCACGAGTTTAACGGAGTAGTAATTGAAGCCGATTTTGCCGGCGAGCAGTTTTTGCGCGGTCGCGGGGCTGGCGGGCACCCCACCGGCTCGGCTGTGCTGGCGGATTTGGCGGCGCTGCGGCAAGGCTTCACGTACCAGTATTCCAAAACGGCGAACCCGCCTACCTATGCCTCCGACCTGGAAGTGGAAATCTACCTTCGCACCGACGAAGACCGCCTCATTGACCTGCTGGATTTCAGCGAGATTTCCGAAGAAGCCGACGAGGACGAGTACGTAGTAGGCTACGTGGCCCTGGAGAACCTCATCCGCCACCGTGACACCCTGCGCAAATACGGCGCCTTCATCGTCCGTACCGGCCGCCTGCGCCCCATCAGCGTAGCCTCTCTGGCCGAGGAAGTTTCGGCTTAA
- a CDS encoding LysM peptidoglycan-binding domain-containing protein, whose product MGLFDFLSNDGEKKPVQPAAKPAAGGATDFFGNANQPAAAPVAAQGETYTVVSGDSLSKIAKHHYGDAAKWHQIYDANKSIIGSNPDHIEVGQVLTLPKL is encoded by the coding sequence ATGGGACTGTTTGATTTTCTCTCTAACGACGGCGAAAAAAAGCCTGTTCAACCCGCTGCTAAACCCGCTGCCGGCGGCGCTACCGATTTCTTTGGCAACGCCAACCAGCCCGCCGCTGCTCCGGTTGCTGCCCAAGGCGAAACCTACACGGTAGTGAGCGGCGACTCGCTTTCCAAAATCGCTAAGCATCATTACGGCGATGCTGCCAAATGGCATCAGATTTATGATGCCAACAAAAGCATCATCGGCTCTAACCCCGACCACATCGAAGTAGGCCAGGTGCTGACGCTGCCCAAGCTATAA
- the metX gene encoding homoserine O-acetyltransferase, producing the protein MKTTDTPTAPVRSSLAPLQLPAAPSMPEPDEPHLFRLPRPLRLESGATLPRVEVTYHTYGRLNAARDNVVWVCHALTANADVLSWWPGLVGPACHFDPADWFIVCANVLGSCYGTTGPLTPDPLTEQVAYHEFPLLTIRDMVAAHEALREHLALTSIHTLIGGSLGGQQAVEWAVQRPELFENLVLLATNARHSAWGIAFNEAQRLAIFADPSYPTATPEGGAAGLRAARALALLSYRSYQAYGQTQTDTDDTKLTDYLASSYQRYQGDKLVNRFNAYSYVTLSRAMDSHHVGRDRGSVKAALDRIRARTLVIGITSDVLFPTSEQQLLARHIRGAMYAEMDSHYGHDGFLIETAQITHFLDRFYVQSYAH; encoded by the coding sequence GTGAAGACGACTGATACTCCTACGGCTCCCGTGAGAAGCTCCCTGGCGCCGCTTCAGCTGCCGGCTGCTCCTAGTATGCCTGAGCCCGACGAACCACACCTGTTCCGCCTACCCCGGCCTCTGCGACTGGAAAGCGGGGCCACGCTGCCCCGGGTAGAAGTTACCTATCATACCTACGGCCGCCTCAATGCCGCCCGCGACAATGTGGTGTGGGTGTGCCATGCCCTTACGGCTAATGCTGATGTACTAAGCTGGTGGCCCGGCCTAGTTGGCCCCGCCTGCCATTTCGATCCGGCCGACTGGTTTATTGTGTGTGCCAATGTGCTGGGCTCCTGCTACGGCACTACCGGCCCGCTCACCCCCGACCCGCTGACCGAACAGGTAGCCTACCACGAGTTTCCGCTGCTCACCATCCGCGACATGGTAGCGGCTCACGAAGCTCTGCGCGAGCACCTGGCCCTGACCTCTATTCATACCTTGATTGGGGGCTCTCTGGGGGGGCAGCAGGCCGTGGAATGGGCAGTGCAACGGCCCGAATTGTTCGAGAACTTAGTGCTATTGGCTACCAACGCCCGGCACTCGGCCTGGGGTATTGCCTTCAACGAGGCCCAGCGGCTGGCCATCTTCGCCGACCCCTCCTACCCCACCGCCACGCCCGAAGGTGGTGCGGCGGGCCTGCGGGCAGCCCGGGCCCTGGCCCTGCTCAGCTACCGCAGCTACCAAGCCTACGGCCAAACCCAGACGGACACCGACGACACGAAGCTGACGGACTACCTCGCCAGCTCTTACCAGCGCTACCAAGGCGATAAGCTGGTAAATCGCTTCAATGCCTACAGCTACGTCACGCTGTCAAGGGCCATGGATAGCCACCATGTGGGCCGGGACCGGGGAAGCGTGAAAGCCGCTCTGGACCGCATCCGGGCCCGCACGCTGGTTATTGGTATTACCTCCGATGTGTTGTTCCCGACCTCCGAGCAACAACTGCTAGCCCGCCACATCCGGGGAGCCATGTACGCTGAAATGGACTCGCACTACGGCCACGACGGCTTCCTTATTGAAACTGCCCAGATTACTCATTTCCTCGACCGATTCTACGTTCAGAGCTATGCCCACTAA
- a CDS encoding O-acetylhomoserine aminocarboxypropyltransferase/cysteine synthase family protein: MSTQNLHFETLQLHAGQQPDPVTGSRAVPLYQTTSYVFKNAEHGANLFALKEFGNIYTRLMNPTTDVFEQRVAALEGGVAALAVSSGQAAQFIALNNILQAGDNFVSTTHLYGGTYNQFKVAFKRLGIEVRFADGDQPEKFEALIDENTKALYLETIGNPSFSIPDFERIAAIANKHDLPLIVDNTFGAGGYLFRPLEHGAHIVVESATKWIGGHGTSIGGVIVDGGTYDFGNGKFPQFTEPSEGYHGLVFNDVFGKGGPFGNIAFIIRARVEGLRDFGPSQSPFNAWQLIQGLETLSLRVDRTVENALRVATWLEQHPQVEAVNYPGLKSSPYHTLAQKYLKRGYGGVLTFAIKGSKETATQFIDNLKLVSHLANVGDAKTLIIQPSATTHQQLSDEEQRAAGVTPTLLRLSVGIEHFEDIRADLAQAFDAVRNAASVSSEEAGSTLLPEPEVEHAATLEV; the protein is encoded by the coding sequence ATGTCCACGCAGAACCTCCACTTCGAGACCCTCCAACTCCACGCTGGCCAGCAGCCCGACCCCGTAACCGGTTCCCGCGCCGTGCCGCTGTACCAGACCACCAGCTATGTGTTCAAGAACGCCGAGCACGGTGCTAATCTGTTTGCGCTGAAGGAGTTTGGCAACATCTACACCCGCCTCATGAACCCGACTACTGACGTGTTCGAGCAGCGGGTAGCGGCGCTGGAAGGTGGCGTAGCGGCCTTGGCCGTTTCCTCGGGGCAGGCCGCGCAGTTCATTGCCCTGAACAACATTCTGCAGGCCGGCGACAATTTTGTGAGCACCACCCACCTGTATGGCGGCACTTACAACCAGTTCAAGGTGGCATTCAAGCGCCTGGGCATTGAGGTGCGCTTCGCCGACGGCGACCAGCCGGAGAAGTTTGAGGCCCTGATTGATGAGAACACCAAGGCTCTTTACCTGGAAACCATTGGTAACCCCAGCTTCAGCATTCCGGACTTTGAGCGCATTGCCGCCATTGCCAACAAGCACGACCTTCCCCTGATTGTAGACAATACCTTTGGGGCCGGGGGCTACCTTTTCCGCCCCTTGGAGCACGGCGCGCACATTGTGGTAGAATCGGCTACGAAGTGGATTGGTGGCCACGGCACTAGTATTGGGGGCGTGATTGTGGATGGCGGCACCTATGACTTTGGCAACGGCAAGTTCCCGCAGTTCACGGAGCCCTCGGAAGGTTACCACGGGCTGGTGTTTAATGATGTGTTCGGGAAGGGCGGACCATTTGGCAACATTGCCTTTATCATCCGGGCACGGGTAGAGGGCCTGCGCGACTTTGGCCCATCCCAGAGCCCATTCAACGCCTGGCAGCTGATTCAGGGTTTGGAAACGCTGAGCCTGCGCGTAGACCGCACTGTGGAAAACGCCCTGCGCGTGGCTACCTGGCTGGAACAGCATCCGCAGGTAGAGGCCGTGAACTACCCCGGCCTTAAGAGCAGCCCCTACCACACCCTGGCCCAGAAATACCTGAAGCGCGGCTACGGCGGGGTTCTCACCTTCGCCATCAAAGGCAGCAAGGAAACCGCTACGCAGTTTATTGACAACCTGAAGCTGGTGAGCCACCTGGCAAACGTAGGCGACGCCAAGACGCTGATCATTCAGCCCTCGGCCACTACCCATCAGCAACTCTCCGACGAGGAGCAGCGCGCGGCCGGCGTAACGCCTACCCTGCTGCGCCTCTCGGTAGGCATTGAGCACTTTGAAGACATCCGGGCCGATCTGGCGCAAGCCTTTGACGCCGTGCGCAACGCAGCCTCGGTTTCTTCTGAGGAAGCCGGTAGCACCCTGCTACCCGAGCCGGAAGTAGAACATGCCGCTACGCTGGAAGTCTAG
- a CDS encoding IPT/TIG domain-containing protein, giving the protein MFIFQAARRVALLCRFLVFLLVPLASQGQTTSTIVAFDFNSGTSYETLLPTTAPGIGAAASSTEAFVTFTGTPAGTNAFSAAPAGLALGMNNSSGTNSRYFQFTLAGPSLSNYSSYKLYFQSLHPSSGAPTITVAYSTDGGTSFTTAASINNPAISTFAEHVVDLSGFTALNNKSSLILRLLASGATGSGPLRIDNFQVQATSALNPTPVLTAVSPTSIAAGSNGFTLTVTGSGFIAGSVVRFNGVDRPTVFGSATQLTATIPASDVVLAGTYPITVANPAPGGGASGSISFVVTPVVRWDGGAGTSSWFDARNWDTDAVPTTTDDVLLDHAALPGRYTVVLDAGGAVAPALTPTAEVRSLTINPGAGDSILAEISALNTATIPLRLNRTGATETALAVYNKGVLTNTSDRGVIDIAGDNPNFFLYNGGTYRHYTEQAHAGLVENLATVAGTEAGTWEFRRKTGGSTTLSFSGRSYPNVVFRKLSSITNASYAASGSSPITIRGSLIVGPGAVFTASASNELRVAGDIVVQGSFRFQPQVAGTTTARLVLNGTRPQRVSGAAWGSQVTAASASFLGNDVPLQINNTSPEGVTLATPVTVNNVLQLTAGQLNTDAVNVLTLLNQPSGGSDNSFVNGPVARPASGAATLTFPLGRLDAQGPAYRPLTLNINSLSRATTFTATQTEGGFATKDLTGDLRRLNATRYFTVTPTPAVTAADGFNGTITLSFGPDDLVADPGASTLVVAKNDGNGWVNIGRSASTGTATGRSFVAGTLTSGTFTSFSQFTLASTSAAATPNPLPVTLLHFRAESKSEGVRLSWATATELNNARFEIQRSLNGHAFTTVATLPGQGTSATAHAYTWLDATPPSGTLYYRLRQVDADGFSQLSGVVVVQGPATTTLFPNPVQEELTLRAAAGLRYQVLTPLGQVLLSGQTTAGTTHLDVRQLKPGVYYLRLEGSGKTEGTTFYKQ; this is encoded by the coding sequence ATGTTCATATTTCAGGCAGCCCGCCGAGTGGCTTTGCTTTGCCGTTTCCTCGTGTTTCTGCTGGTACCATTAGCCAGCCAGGGCCAAACTACCAGCACCATTGTCGCTTTCGACTTTAACTCCGGCACCAGCTACGAAACCCTACTGCCGACTACGGCCCCAGGCATTGGGGCCGCCGCTTCCTCCACCGAGGCCTTTGTTACCTTTACCGGTACCCCTGCCGGAACAAATGCCTTTAGTGCTGCTCCGGCCGGACTGGCGTTAGGTATGAATAACTCCAGCGGTACCAACAGCCGCTATTTCCAGTTCACGCTTGCCGGACCCAGTTTAAGCAACTATTCGTCCTACAAGCTATACTTTCAGTCACTGCATCCCTCTTCAGGTGCGCCTACCATCACGGTAGCTTATAGTACCGATGGGGGCACGAGCTTCACTACCGCCGCCTCGATTAACAACCCCGCAATAAGCACTTTTGCGGAACACGTAGTAGATCTGTCGGGCTTCACCGCTCTGAACAACAAGTCCTCCCTGATTCTGCGGCTGTTGGCCAGCGGAGCTACGGGCTCAGGGCCGTTGCGCATCGATAATTTTCAGGTGCAGGCTACTTCCGCCCTGAACCCTACCCCCGTCCTGACGGCCGTAAGCCCGACCAGCATTGCCGCTGGCAGCAACGGCTTTACCCTCACCGTAACGGGCTCGGGGTTTATTGCGGGCAGCGTGGTGCGCTTCAATGGCGTTGATCGGCCTACCGTATTCGGGAGTGCTACCCAACTCACGGCTACTATTCCGGCTTCAGACGTGGTGCTGGCGGGAACCTACCCCATAACCGTAGCTAACCCCGCGCCGGGTGGTGGTGCCTCAGGCAGCATCAGTTTCGTGGTGACGCCCGTGGTGCGCTGGGATGGCGGCGCGGGAACCAGCAGTTGGTTTGACGCCCGCAACTGGGACACCGACGCCGTGCCGACGACTACCGACGATGTGCTGCTTGACCACGCGGCTCTTCCCGGCCGTTATACGGTGGTGCTCGATGCGGGCGGGGCCGTAGCGCCGGCCCTTACGCCCACGGCTGAAGTTCGCTCCCTGACCATCAATCCGGGCGCCGGGGACTCTATCCTAGCAGAAATTTCGGCGTTGAATACGGCCACCATCCCGCTGCGGCTGAACCGCACGGGCGCCACCGAAACCGCATTGGCCGTGTATAACAAAGGCGTGCTGACAAACACGAGCGACAGGGGCGTGATTGACATTGCGGGCGACAACCCGAATTTCTTTCTCTACAACGGCGGAACCTACCGGCACTACACTGAGCAAGCACACGCAGGGCTGGTCGAGAACCTGGCTACTGTGGCCGGAACCGAAGCCGGAACGTGGGAATTCCGGCGCAAAACGGGGGGTAGCACCACGTTGTCCTTCTCGGGGCGCAGCTATCCGAACGTCGTATTCAGGAAGCTGAGCAGTATTACAAATGCCTCGTACGCCGCAAGTGGCAGCAGTCCAATAACCATACGAGGTAGCTTGATAGTGGGCCCAGGCGCCGTATTCACGGCTTCCGCCAGCAACGAGTTGCGGGTAGCCGGCGACATCGTGGTGCAGGGCTCCTTCCGGTTCCAGCCCCAAGTTGCCGGAACTACTACCGCGCGGCTGGTGCTCAACGGCACCCGGCCCCAGCGCGTGAGTGGGGCGGCCTGGGGTAGTCAGGTAACTGCGGCGTCGGCTAGCTTTCTTGGTAACGACGTGCCCCTGCAAATCAACAATACCAGCCCGGAGGGCGTCACGCTGGCTACCCCCGTCACAGTGAACAACGTGCTGCAGCTCACGGCGGGACAGCTCAATACGGATGCCGTTAACGTGCTGACCCTGCTTAACCAGCCCAGCGGCGGCTCTGATAACAGCTTCGTGAATGGTCCCGTAGCCCGCCCGGCCAGTGGGGCCGCTACCCTTACGTTTCCGCTGGGCCGCCTCGACGCGCAGGGCCCCGCCTACCGCCCCCTCACGCTCAACATCAACAGCCTCAGCCGGGCTACTACCTTTACGGCTACCCAAACCGAGGGCGGCTTCGCCACGAAAGACCTGACCGGCGACCTGCGCCGCCTGAACGCTACTCGTTACTTCACGGTAACTCCCACGCCTGCGGTTACCGCCGCCGATGGTTTCAACGGCACCATCACGCTCAGCTTTGGCCCCGATGACCTAGTTGCGGACCCTGGCGCCAGCACCCTGGTAGTAGCCAAAAACGATGGTAACGGTTGGGTGAACATCGGCCGGAGCGCCAGCACTGGTACCGCAACCGGCCGGAGCTTCGTGGCCGGCACCCTCACGTCGGGCACGTTTACATCCTTCAGCCAGTTCACGCTGGCCAGCACCAGCGCGGCCGCTACCCCCAATCCGCTGCCCGTAACGCTGCTTCACTTCCGGGCCGAAAGTAAGTCCGAAGGCGTGCGCCTGAGTTGGGCCACCGCCACCGAGCTGAATAACGCCCGGTTTGAAATTCAGCGCAGCCTCAATGGGCATGCGTTTACTACCGTAGCCACCCTGCCGGGCCAGGGTACCAGCGCCACTGCGCACGCCTACACCTGGCTGGACGCTACCCCGCCCTCTGGCACCCTGTACTACCGCTTGCGGCAGGTAGATGCCGATGGCTTCAGCCAGCTTTCAGGGGTAGTGGTGGTGCAGGGCCCGGCAACGACTACGCTCTTTCCCAATCCTGTTCAGGAGGAGCTTACCCTCCGGGCCGCGGCCGGGCTGCGCTACCAGGTCCTGACGCCGCTGGGGCAGGTGCTGCTAAGTGGCCAGACCACAGCCGGCACTACCCACCTGGATGTGCGGCAGTTGAAACCAGGCGTGTACTACCTGCGGCTGGAAGGCAGCGGGAAAACCGAAGGAACAACCTTCTATAAGCAGTAG
- a CDS encoding alpha/beta hydrolase: protein MKYCLFLLLLSLSLWPAYLQAQVAPDTTRGRYHRPVFRQVNVRRNVEFGQATTLLGLSQTLYMDVYEPAGDTVRRRPLVVLAHEGGFLTGTRDDAVMTALCNRLARLGYVAATIDYRLYFFPFDTVGIGRAAIRATQDMRAAVRFFRHDAATAKKFRVHPGYVFVGGSSAGGFMALQTGYLNKAAEVPAYLDLKALGGLEGSGGHPGYSSKPRGVINLCGALARASWLETGDVPLCSVHGTRDGLVPYGRGNVGSALPPQLVYGSGALRVRANAVGVPNVLRRLRGAGHVPYSFEPTYIDSAFFAMRDFLRPLLGIGAPGPLLAAALSPRRVAQVTALLLPRRIGLQGLPTPAEITWQPDLLKAVPDSTQRPTEPAPSLPAADAVPAVSTPEGGRKQEPER, encoded by the coding sequence ATGAAGTATTGCCTTTTCCTGCTCCTTCTGAGCCTAAGCCTGTGGCCTGCCTACCTACAGGCCCAGGTAGCCCCCGATACCACCCGGGGCCGCTACCATCGGCCCGTGTTCCGGCAGGTAAACGTGCGGCGCAACGTGGAGTTCGGGCAGGCTACTACCTTGCTCGGCCTCTCGCAAACCTTGTACATGGATGTGTATGAGCCAGCCGGCGACACCGTGCGCCGCCGGCCGCTGGTGGTGCTGGCCCACGAAGGCGGCTTCCTGACCGGCACCCGCGACGATGCTGTCATGACGGCCCTCTGCAACCGGCTGGCGCGGCTGGGCTACGTGGCGGCTACCATTGATTATCGCCTGTACTTCTTTCCGTTTGATACCGTGGGTATTGGGCGTGCGGCCATTCGCGCCACGCAGGACATGCGGGCGGCGGTGCGGTTTTTCCGGCACGATGCGGCCACGGCTAAGAAATTTCGGGTGCATCCGGGCTACGTGTTCGTAGGCGGCTCCTCTGCCGGAGGCTTCATGGCCCTGCAAACCGGCTACCTCAACAAAGCGGCTGAAGTGCCCGCCTACCTTGATCTGAAAGCCCTGGGTGGGCTGGAAGGCAGTGGCGGCCACCCCGGCTACAGCAGCAAGCCCCGCGGGGTTATTAACCTGTGTGGCGCTTTGGCCCGGGCCTCCTGGCTGGAAACCGGCGACGTGCCCCTCTGCAGCGTGCACGGCACCCGCGACGGGTTAGTGCCATACGGGCGGGGCAATGTAGGCTCGGCCCTACCCCCGCAGCTGGTCTATGGCAGCGGCGCCCTTCGTGTTCGGGCCAATGCCGTGGGCGTGCCCAATGTGCTGCGCCGACTGCGCGGGGCGGGCCATGTGCCGTACTCATTCGAGCCGACTTATATTGACTCCGCCTTCTTTGCTATGCGCGACTTCCTGCGGCCCTTGCTGGGGATAGGGGCTCCCGGCCCCCTGCTGGCCGCCGCCCTCAGCCCGCGCCGGGTGGCGCAGGTAACGGCCTTGCTGCTCCCTCGCCGCATTGGTTTACAAGGCTTGCCCACGCCCGCCGAAATAACCTGGCAGCCGGATCTGTTGAAAGCCGTACCCGATTCAACCCAGCGCCCCACTGAGCCAGCTCCCTCTTTACCGGCTGCTGATGCAGTCCCGGCGGTTTCAACTCCTGAGGGGGGTAGGAAACAGGAGCCTGAACGGTAG